GAAATACTAtcaaaatactgaaatagtacCAGAAGTACTCAAATATTATGAAAAGTACTGAAATAGTATCAAAAGTGCTGAAATAGGAAAACAATTATTGATATGTGATCGATTGCTTGTGCCTCAGAGTGAGCAGACGaaacaataaatgcagtcattgctTTCATGAAAGCGCattattcagtaaatgtgtttccatcgtagtttatgcacATGTTTTCTTATTGGATAAAGTTCATCCTACTCAAATGAGTGCACTtggtttttgcatattttttttttttgggtttatttcaaaaggcacaaaaaaaataatctgctgTAATGATGCTGATGTTTTGTCTGTCCTCAGATGGGTGGTGTTCATCTTGGAGGTCTAGGAGGGCCGAACTTGGACCCCATGGCAGCTCTGGCCATGGCGGCACCCAATATAAACACTCAGGTTTGACGCCTTTTAGCTCTATCATCTATGGCCCTATAGGTACACTAGATCTGCTAAACTCTTTACTAATCGTTGATGTTTTCTTCTTAGTCTTTGTCAGCTGAGCAGCTTATGAAGCTTATGGCATCCATAGACCCCAAGTAAGTCCATCAATATGATCAAACGTCTGCTCATCAGGGACcctgttttattatgtttaaacttATGATTGTCTGTGTAATTGAAATTAAGTAACTTAAGTTTGTAAATTaagtatttaacatttattaactttaaaaaaaaaataggtcttTGCGAAAtcaggtaagtttttttttttttttctctcttctcatcctagttttattttcccaaaatgtatgttttctgttttcatttattgcattttgatggTTTAAATGAACCatcaaaaagtatgttttttttttttgatttttttttgttttaatttattgtcaaAAATATTGTAACCTTAACaattcttcaatttttttttagttaaaccaAATGTCTAATGGTTTCACATGAAGAGTTTTGAGTTTGTGTGCATTTGACGATGGTTATTTATATTTGACACACagatttcatatttcaataagtcttttgcagtttaatattcataGAGAATAGTCCTTGATTTTAATACTTGCGCTTTATCGGTCTAAAATTTCATTGTTAtgctgtaaattccatttttatgacaattCTGTGATTCTGATGTAATTTCCTCATTGCACAAACCATAGAGCCATACTCCACTAACTGAGGTTCTGTTCATTAATCTGCTGTGATTCAGGCTGAATCACCTCGCCGCTGGGCTGAGTCTGACCCCTGGACTGAAGGCGGATGGCTCGAAAGAGATCGAAGAAGCCatgaagagagtgagagaggcaCAATCTCTGATCTCCGCAGCCATCGAGCCTGGAAGTGAGTGACTGATGTGCTCGATCAAAGATATCCACTTGTGTGAGTGAAAGGATGGTGTGCTAAGAGTTTGCTTCTTCAGGTAAGAAGGACGATAAACGCAAGCGCTCCAGATCCAGGTCCAGGTCCAGACGCAGGAGGTCCGGCTCCCGCTCCAGACACAGGTTTGTGGAGACGTCTCAAGTCCATGTACAGTCATGCTCTGATGcggtgttaattttgtcagctattttcaaTATTAGTCTTAAGCCCTGTAAACACCAAGAAGATGATTAACCATATAGCAGTCTTCATTTTGGcatccattttttatttgttatcatatttAGGCAACCTTTCATTTATTGACCTTGTTGTCATCTCGTTTTAGTCGTGGGAAAAAAAGCTCCTCAACAAACATTTTTCGAcatagtttttgttaatgaaatgaACAGTGGTCTGATGTGAGTTTGCTGTGATCGCAGGCGTTCCAAGAGTCATTCCAGACGGAGATCTCGCTCCAGGAGCAGGAGGAGGTCCAAGAGCCCCAGGAGGAGGAAGTCTCATTCCAGGGACCGCAGCAGACGCTCCAGGTCCAGGTCAGATCCGCTCAGAGAGTCTCAAGCGTCTGAGATATGCTCTGGGTTTCTCTGGCTTAGTTGTGAAGCGGCAGTGGTTCATAGCATCTTTGTGTTTGTTTCCGATGTAGAGATCGGAGGAAGGAAGAGAAGAACAGAAAACGTTCAAAAACTCCACCCAAGAGCTACAGCAGCGCCAGACGCTCGCGCAGCACCAGCCGGTGAGTGTCCAGCACCATCAAATCACCatcaaatttagttttatttttttttattattattccattttaatggtgCAGAACACActtctaattaattgaaatcacgAAATGTACAAAACGTAATCATTTATTGACAAGACGTGTATAGATGATGTAGATGTGGTCACACAAGATTTACTTTTGAGTATATGGTTTAATTAAATATGGTTCAAGGCTTCCTCGACATCAGAGtgttctgttttaaattataCTAGGAATGTTTTTACACAGAAACATTACTGGACATGAATTACattaatggacatttttaaagtttCTCCTGGGAAAATAGTGAAGTTTTTAATCAAACACCAAAGATTGTctttaatttgtaataacatAGTTGAAATATTCTACACAATTCTTTGAATTATTGCTAataccatttttaaattttacttttgagTTTGTCATAAATACAGCCTTTGATGCTGATATGgtgtaaaatgataaatatacaatttattagaatgttaatattttttatgaaatgttttatatgttcCCAAAGTCTATGAtttcagtttatttgtatttttatttatttttgcatttttatggaaattaaaaatttaaatgaaatttaataactacaaaaacaaatttaatgtaCCCTatgatatttttagtttttcagaaattctgtatttttggattttatttaatttattttttggtcctattttaaaattaaaacatggaagaaaaatcatgatattccttaaaataatgttttcatttcattattactttgagaagtaTGTGCTCTTGTACAAGAGTAATATTTGACAGGTTTTTGAGAATCTATTTCATTAGCAGTCTTTTTGTggtcatatatttatattttagtgcaCATTGCAAATTAGTTAATTTTACAGCTCTACTTTCGATTTATTCACCTGAAAATGCCAAACAtttgtctaaaataaaattttaagtcCTTCTAACCATTTTTCCCAAATGCACTTTTAAAGTAACAATGTGGAGTTACATTACCGTGGTTTAGATCCGATCAGAGCTCATGTTGATCCAGCGAATGTGTCTTCCTCCAGCAAACGACACCGGAGAAGTCGCAGCGCGTCTCGATCACCGAAGAAGTCACGATCTCCCAAGAGGAAAGTGTCCCGCTCCCCGTCTCCTcgcaggtaacacacacacacacacactcctacacgATCACGCCTCCTTCCTCAAACCTGCTTCAACCtgaaaacactctctctctcagacacaagaaagagaaaaagaaggacAAAGACCGCGAGAGAGACCGTGACCGAGACCGGAAGGACGACTGGGATAGAAATCGGGACAAAAGAGAACGTTCCTCCAGCAAGAAGAGCAAAGACAAAGACAAGGACCGAGACAGAGACAGGAAGTCCGACAGCGAGAAGGGAGATGTGAAGGTACCACTGTCTAGTGTTCACTAACCAGTGAACAACTGTGCTTTACATTCTACAGACCGCTGGAAAAAAGGTCAGCATTCCAGTCCGGCTTCTGAGTTCTGCTTCTGTTCCGCAGGTGACCAGGGACTACGACGAGGAGGAGCAGGGCTACGACAGCGAGCACGAGGAAGAGCGCGAGAGGAACTCGGACGCCGCCTCGTCGCCGCAGGCTAAAGAGCTTCGAGCGGACAGCGCAGACGACGCGGGCCGCGGCGAGTCGGACGGACACAGTGAAGACCAGCGAGACGAAGACATGGACATGAGCGACTGAAACAGCCCACGGATCAGTGTTTGAGTGTATTGATTAATAGAGTTCGGACGGAGATCAGTCTGGAAGTTTCCTGTCTGAACTCCTTCATTCCtccttgttttttaaaatgatgcatCCTCAGAATCTGCTGTATTCACTGGTACATGTCCCCCGGGTTTTAGAGCTGTTTCTTCTCTCATGGCTGAAcgatgttatactgtatatttagtgtAGACAGTTGAAAAATACACCCATTCGCTATGTCTGTTTGCAGTTTCTATTTAAAAGAATTACTCCTAATTAAAAGTGCTTGGATAACATTGTCAAgcggtgttttttctttttcttttttaaatccgatcgcatttgttttttatagttAGCCTGAGTTAGTTTGTCTTTTTAAACTCGCAGAACGTTTGTGGAACTTCCCGTAAACTGGATAACTTCTTCTCGCAGGTCATTCGGCAGTCCAGCTGTATCTACCGCAGTGTGTTTTTCTGTACTGAACACACGCCGTCGTCATAGACTGTAGTTTGCTAAGAAAATGACTTCTCTGTACTGTTTGCAATGTTaccaactgaaaataaaacttcATATAAAATTATTGTCTATTTGTTCCTTGGAAACCACATTGCTAGGGATGTGAAACACTACATCTTCTGAGATTCTGAAGACAAGGTTAGCGTCCGTTAATTTTTGTTGCTGGAGAGAATGGTAAATTAATTATACAGCACAGAATGGTGAGCAGAtcttgtgttttcagtttgtaaagagcaacaatatatattttgatatttttgttgtaaCCGAATGCAAATATTCTTGAATGtatcaattttaaaatttttgcgCGCGCTTTCAGTAATGGCGCGAATCAAGGCGAGGCTGTTCACACGttattataattaagtaataTCAGCACAAAATAAAAGATAAGTTACTAACTATGTTAGCGTCGTGTTTATTGTCGTTTTGTAGTTTTGAATGCTCGAGATCTTTTAAgaaggatggattctgattggctgtcaatcgCTTTGAAggtgataatattaatattgaaagaCAACGGTTCTGATATTAATCATATCCTTCTGTGCAGTTGTCGTGGTGTGGATTTCATcattcttttaaatttagaacGATTTTCAAAACGATATGGCTATGGTTCTAGTTCTCGGTGTGAAGGGGTCTGAACTCGAACCTAACAGCTAttctatgtatttaaatgtatttttatatatttgttggagatgttgtatttattgtaatgaattaaattgatttattcatcgagaatgaaatgtaaaaatcagtgGTGCTTAGAATTTATCAAGGttttatttaaatctagactcaaaacatctgtttagctgtgcatttactgaattAGCACTGTGCTACGTCTGAACTTAactcttttaattcattttaaatcattaataataataatttctcgttttattgttgtgattatttttttaaagattattttaatgtgctataTACTTTCCTTGCCTATTTTGAGAGAATTACTCTGAGTGTACAAGGCTACTCACTAGACAAATATATCGATTTAGGTTTAAATTGTTATACTTTTACCTGTATATTACCTTAAAGCTGCCGATGAGATAAAAGTAGTCCTTCACAGTATACAAAACAATCAGCGCTGCaaaatactgcaataaataaataatattaatactcaAGTCCTCTGAGGCGACGGTTGTGTGAGGCGTGCTCAGCGGTTTGACATACCGCGTTGCTATTGACTACGTGAATATTTGAACTTATCTTTCCCGCTGAACcccgcgactgaccaatcagaatcaagtattcaagAAAGCCGCGAAATAAGAATAGTTCTCAAGAACATTATTTTAGTACAGCTTTTCTTATATTGGGTTTCTAGAACTGTCAGGACATTGAGAAAATTGTTTAAACTGGATGTTTTACAAACTTTATCAAAGTTACTTATAATTTCTAAAAgtcttatttttaaatacttaagtGCAATTATATGAGGATACACTTAAAGTTCACCCCAGTACATTTTAACTGAGTTAAGTTTTTACACAATACCACTACTTTAGGTTaagtatatttttctgtattatttttaaccCATTAAACATACTTAAAATAGAAGCTTTAAGCACCCTCATGAGTTTGAATCCTTTAGAATGTTATGCAAGGCATCAATATCTTGCTAATAAAGACAGTCTGACCAAATAAATCCTCACAAAAAGACTGATACatggacattttattaattacaatttgtCGTGTAAAAGTGCAGCAGGTTCATACAAGGCTCCTGCTGTACATCCGAGAGTTCAATGCATTTGGGAGAAACTCTGAAGAATTACTGAAGGCATAAACCAACTCTAAAAACAATGACATGAAACACAGGAAGAAAAGAAGCtggtaacaaaacaaaaataaaaaaggaaaccgGCAAAACACATGAGTTTCCACACTAACCAGTAGTGGGTGATGGAAGCGTCGCAGAAAGTTTCCATTTGGAGAAGGAAAAATGAAACACAAGAGACATAAAAGAGGAAACTGTCCAACGGGATACTGCTGGTTTTCCCTCGGCACACAGCAAACTCACATAAAACTCTCGCCGCCATATCTCGAACATCTCCGAAACATTTTACACTAATATCTCAATAAA
This DNA window, taken from Cyprinus carpio isolate SPL01 chromosome B11, ASM1834038v1, whole genome shotgun sequence, encodes the following:
- the srsf11 gene encoding serine/arginine-rich splicing factor 11 isoform X2; translation: MTSSTNVIQVTNVSPSSTAEQMRTLFGFIGTIDELRLFPPDDSPLPVTSRVCFVKFHEPESVGVSQHLTNTVFVDRALIVVPFAEGVIPDESKALSLLAPANAVAGLLPGGGLLPTPNPVPSMGGVHLGGLGGPNLDPMAALAMAAPNINTQSLSAEQLMKLMASIDPKLNHLAAGLSLTPGLKADGSKEIEEAMKRVREAQSLISAAIEPGSKKDDKRKRSRSRSRSRRRRSGSRSRHRRSKSHSRRRSRSRSRRRSKSPRRRKSHSRDRSRRSRDRRKEEKNRKRSKTPPKSYSSARRSRSTSRKRHRRSRSASRSPKKSRSPKRKVSRSPSPRRHKKEKKKDKDRERDRDRDRKDDWDRNRDKRERSSSKKSKDKDKDRDRDRKSDSEKGDVKVTRDYDEEEQGYDSEHEEERERNSDAASSPQAKELRADSADDAGRGESDGHSEDQRDEDMDMSD
- the srsf11 gene encoding serine/arginine-rich splicing factor 11 isoform X1; this translates as MTSSTNVIQVTNVSPSSTAEQMRTLFGFIGTIDELRLFPPDDSPLPVTSRVCFVKFHEPESVGVSQHLTNTVFVDRALIVVPFAEGVIPDESKALSLLAPANAVAGLLPGGGLLPTPNPVPSMGGVHLGGLGGPNLDPMAALAMAAPNINTQSLSAEQLMKLMASIDPKLNHLAAGLSLTPGLKADGSKEIEEAMKRVREAQSLISAAIEPGSKKDDKRKRSRSRSRSRRRRSGSRSRHRRSKSHSRRRSRSRSRRRSKSPRRRKSHSRDRSRRSRSRDRRKEEKNRKRSKTPPKSYSSARRSRSTSRKRHRRSRSASRSPKKSRSPKRKVSRSPSPRRHKKEKKKDKDRERDRDRDRKDDWDRNRDKRERSSSKKSKDKDKDRDRDRKSDSEKGDVKVTRDYDEEEQGYDSEHEEERERNSDAASSPQAKELRADSADDAGRGESDGHSEDQRDEDMDMSD
- the srsf11 gene encoding serine/arginine-rich splicing factor 11 isoform X3, with the protein product MGGVHLGGLGGPNLDPMAALAMAAPNINTQSLSAEQLMKLMASIDPKLNHLAAGLSLTPGLKADGSKEIEEAMKRVREAQSLISAAIEPGSKKDDKRKRSRSRSRSRRRRSGSRSRHRRSKSHSRRRSRSRSRRRSKSPRRRKSHSRDRSRRSRSRDRRKEEKNRKRSKTPPKSYSSARRSRSTSRKRHRRSRSASRSPKKSRSPKRKVSRSPSPRRHKKEKKKDKDRERDRDRDRKDDWDRNRDKRERSSSKKSKDKDKDRDRDRKSDSEKGDVKVTRDYDEEEQGYDSEHEEERERNSDAASSPQAKELRADSADDAGRGESDGHSEDQRDEDMDMSD